The Microbacterium horticulturae genome has a window encoding:
- a CDS encoding type II toxin-antitoxin system RelE/ParE family toxin: MWEVDLELIEEWLLSLDDASYDQVVAAVELLEEHGPHLGRPLVDAVRASRHKNMKELRPGSSGRSELRVLFAFDPDRQAILLVAGDKAGNWKNWYKKNIPVADDLFDVHLRDQKRTKGE, from the coding sequence GTGTGGGAAGTCGATCTTGAGCTGATCGAGGAATGGTTGCTGTCTCTCGACGACGCATCGTATGACCAGGTGGTCGCAGCGGTCGAGCTGCTCGAGGAACACGGACCGCATTTGGGACGTCCGCTCGTCGACGCTGTGAGGGCGTCCCGTCATAAGAACATGAAGGAGTTGCGGCCCGGCTCGTCGGGACGATCTGAGTTGCGTGTCCTGTTCGCCTTTGATCCGGACAGGCAAGCGATCCTGTTGGTGGCCGGCGACAAGGCGGGGAATTGGAAGAACTGGTACAAGAAGAACATCCCGGTGGCTGATGATCTCTTCGATGTTCACCTTCGGGATCAGAAGCGGACCAAAGGAGAGTGA
- a CDS encoding HAD family hydrolase, which translates to MTAILFDLDGTLIDQESASASAVRAWGAELGLSLDGIAQRWAASSSRHYARYQTREITFSGQRRERVRDLVGRDLSDAEADELFAGYLRRYESGWALFPDTVRCLERLRDAGVPLGVLTNGDRTQQLQKVDRFDLAGYFDAIVCSSDLPHGKPYPIAYTSAVRALGQEAMDVIMVGDSLEHDVQGALAAGLRAVLLDRAGEHRDDDVVTISRLDDLVAATAELRL; encoded by the coding sequence GTGACCGCGATCCTCTTCGACCTCGACGGAACACTCATCGATCAGGAGTCGGCGTCGGCCTCGGCCGTGCGCGCGTGGGGCGCGGAACTGGGGCTGTCGCTCGACGGTATCGCCCAGCGGTGGGCGGCCTCGTCTTCGCGTCACTACGCCCGATATCAGACGCGCGAGATCACCTTCTCGGGACAACGGCGCGAACGCGTGCGTGACCTGGTCGGACGTGACCTCAGCGATGCCGAGGCCGACGAGCTCTTCGCCGGCTATTTGCGTCGGTACGAGTCGGGATGGGCGCTGTTCCCCGACACCGTGCGGTGTCTTGAGCGGCTGCGGGACGCGGGGGTGCCCCTGGGTGTCCTCACGAACGGCGACCGCACGCAGCAGCTGCAGAAGGTCGACCGGTTCGACCTGGCCGGCTACTTCGACGCGATCGTCTGCTCGTCCGACCTTCCCCACGGCAAGCCGTACCCGATCGCGTACACGTCGGCAGTGCGCGCGCTCGGGCAGGAGGCCATGGACGTCATCATGGTCGGCGACAGCCTGGAGCACGATGTGCAGGGGGCACTCGCAGCGGGCCTGCGGGCGGTTCTCCTGGACCGTGCGGGGGAGCACCGAGACGACGACGTCGTGACGATCTCCCGCCTCGATGACCTCGTGGCGGCGACGGCAGAGCTCAGGCTGTGA
- a CDS encoding helix-turn-helix transcriptional regulator: protein MTMTLTREQLVAKRPVNRERVQAHKERMLGEVRAYRLRELREALGLTQEELAERIGVGQRQVSKIENGDLDSARVGTIRKYLEAVGGDLVVEYVSGDRRLQVA from the coding sequence ATGACGATGACTTTGACGCGTGAACAGCTTGTTGCGAAGCGCCCCGTCAACCGTGAGCGCGTCCAAGCACATAAGGAGCGGATGCTCGGCGAGGTCCGCGCGTACCGTCTGCGTGAGCTGCGCGAGGCTCTTGGACTGACACAAGAGGAGCTCGCCGAGCGAATCGGGGTTGGACAACGACAGGTGTCGAAGATCGAGAACGGCGATCTTGACAGTGCGAGGGTGGGCACCATCCGCAAATATCTTGAGGCCGTCGGCGGTGATCTCGTGGTCGAGTACGTTTCCGGCGACCGTCGGCTCCAGGTCGCCTGA
- the mutM gene encoding bifunctional DNA-formamidopyrimidine glycosylase/DNA-(apurinic or apyrimidinic site) lyase, whose amino-acid sequence MPELPEVEVVRQGLQPAVAGAHVVAVTVRDERSLTRHRGGATDFEERLTGQALRSAVRRGKFLWLPIVGSAEAVVGHLGMSGQLLLRESAAPAERFERVRLDLQHPVHGELAVVFADQRTFGSLAIDSLVPTPDGAAGGRGDAVPLVPVQVAHIARDVLDPAFDDALFRSRLTRKDSAIKRVLLDQTVASGIGNIYADEALWAARIHPETPAKALSTRAVNRLLAEVRGVLEKALAEGGTSFDAQYVNVNGEAGYFAHSLNAYGRTGQPCPRCGRPIVRVSFMNRSSHFCASCQRQRG is encoded by the coding sequence GTGCCCGAGCTTCCCGAGGTCGAAGTCGTGCGGCAGGGCCTTCAGCCTGCGGTCGCCGGCGCGCACGTCGTCGCGGTCACCGTGCGCGACGAGCGGTCGCTCACGCGGCACCGTGGCGGGGCCACCGACTTCGAAGAGCGACTGACCGGGCAGGCGCTGCGCTCTGCAGTGCGTCGAGGCAAGTTCCTCTGGCTGCCGATCGTCGGCTCCGCCGAGGCGGTGGTGGGACATCTCGGCATGAGCGGGCAGCTGCTGCTCCGCGAGTCAGCGGCCCCTGCCGAGCGCTTCGAGCGCGTCCGGCTCGACCTCCAGCATCCCGTCCACGGCGAACTCGCGGTCGTGTTCGCCGACCAGCGGACCTTCGGCTCACTCGCGATCGACTCGCTGGTGCCCACGCCCGACGGCGCCGCGGGTGGACGAGGGGATGCCGTACCCCTCGTGCCCGTGCAGGTGGCACATATCGCACGCGACGTGCTCGATCCGGCGTTCGACGACGCGCTGTTCCGGTCGCGCCTGACGCGCAAGGACTCGGCGATCAAGCGCGTGCTGCTCGACCAGACCGTGGCCAGCGGCATCGGCAACATCTATGCGGACGAGGCCCTGTGGGCCGCGCGCATCCACCCCGAGACCCCGGCCAAGGCCTTGTCGACGCGCGCGGTGAATCGGCTGCTCGCTGAGGTGCGCGGCGTGCTGGAGAAGGCACTGGCAGAGGGCGGCACGAGCTTCGATGCGCAGTACGTGAATGTCAACGGTGAGGCCGGCTACTTCGCCCACTCGCTCAACGCTTATGGGCGTACTGGCCAACCGTGCCCGCGCTGCGGGCGGCCGATCGTGCGGGTCTCGTTCATGAATCGTTCGAGCCACTTCTGCGCGTCTTGCCAGCGACAGCGCGGGTGA
- a CDS encoding HIT family protein, whose translation MVGVQDASPHALKAVVLLAQEVARAMAVSIGARGVNILNASGPESDQSVSHLHLHVVPRWGGDGLDTWPSTVSSHALEDDWLTSVRAALDV comes from the coding sequence GTGGTCGGCGTCCAGGATGCGTCACCTCATGCCCTCAAGGCAGTCGTCCTCCTTGCTCAAGAGGTTGCCCGCGCGATGGCGGTCTCCATCGGAGCTCGAGGCGTGAACATCCTCAACGCCAGCGGACCCGAGTCTGATCAGTCTGTGTCGCATCTGCACCTGCATGTGGTTCCTCGATGGGGTGGGGATGGTCTCGATACGTGGCCGTCCACGGTGTCCTCACATGCCCTCGAAGATGACTGGTTGACGTCGGTTCGAGCTGCGCTGGACGTGTGA
- the rnc gene encoding ribonuclease III produces the protein MTLTAGTSQLTDKLGVDIDPELLSLALTHRSYAYEHGHLPHNERLEFLGDSVLGQAVTVLLYTRHPELEEGSLAKRRASVVSTVALAEVARGIGLGEYLKLGRGEDQTGGRDKDSILADTMEAVIGATYLSAGPDAATGLVHRLVEPLLADPDRYGAAVDPKTSLQELAARLGMTPPVYSVTASGPDHDRLFTATVTVGDSSATGTGTSKKHSEMAAALQLWHALSERD, from the coding sequence ATGACGCTCACAGCGGGTACGTCCCAGCTGACCGACAAGCTCGGGGTCGATATCGACCCCGAGCTTCTGTCGCTCGCGCTGACGCATCGCTCGTACGCCTATGAGCACGGTCATCTGCCGCACAACGAGCGCCTCGAGTTTCTCGGTGACTCCGTGCTGGGCCAGGCCGTGACAGTACTGCTGTACACGCGGCATCCCGAGCTCGAAGAGGGATCGCTGGCCAAGCGCCGTGCATCCGTCGTATCGACGGTGGCCCTCGCCGAGGTCGCGCGCGGCATCGGGCTGGGAGAGTACCTCAAGCTCGGCCGCGGCGAAGACCAGACCGGCGGTCGCGACAAGGACTCGATCTTGGCCGACACGATGGAAGCCGTCATCGGCGCCACGTATCTGTCCGCTGGTCCGGATGCCGCAACCGGCCTCGTACATCGGCTCGTGGAGCCGCTGCTGGCCGACCCCGACCGCTACGGGGCGGCGGTCGACCCGAAGACGAGCCTGCAAGAGCTCGCCGCGCGCCTGGGCATGACGCCGCCGGTTTACAGCGTGACGGCATCCGGCCCCGATCACGACCGGCTGTTCACGGCAACCGTGACCGTCGGCGATTCGTCGGCCACGGGTACCGGAACGAGCAAGAAGCACTCCGAGATGGCCGCGGCGCTCCAGCTGTGGCACGCGCTGTCTGAGCGCGACTGA
- the rpmF gene encoding 50S ribosomal protein L32 — translation MAGNPPKRKVSRSNTRSRRAQWKASVPTLVKTVENGKVVYSRPHQAKVVTDSQGTELFLEYKGRKVADV, via the coding sequence ATGGCAGGTAACCCCCCGAAGCGGAAGGTCTCCCGCTCCAACACCCGTTCGCGTCGCGCGCAGTGGAAGGCCTCGGTCCCCACGCTTGTGAAGACCGTCGAGAACGGCAAGGTCGTCTACAGCCGTCCTCACCAGGCCAAGGTCGTCACCGACTCGCAGGGCACCGAGTTGTTCCTCGAGTACAAGGGCCGCAAGGTCGCCGACGTCTGA